The segment CTATTTTGCGGCCATTCACGCTGTAATTGTGGCTCAAGATCGCTATCACTTCCCTAGTATTCCTATGATTGCAACCTTGGCGGCGTTTGCCATTGTATCGCTCTTAGGCTATCGGCAAATGCTGAAGCAGACAACTCCCCAACCTTCTCAACCTCATGAGGTTAATTAATTTATGGCTAGCATTTTACAGTTTCCTTACCTTAAAGCACTTCGGCCTCATCAATGGACAAAAAATCTCATTGTTTTTGCGGCTCTGTTGTTTAGTTTTCAGCTAACGCCGACGGCTATTCTGGGGAGTGTGTTAGCATTTGTTCTATTTTGTTGTGTCTCTAGCAGCTTTTATCTGATTAATGACATTGTGGATGTGGAGGCCGATCGCCAGCATCCTGTGAAGTGCAAACGCCCGATCGCATCTGGTCAGGTTAGTATCCCGGTTGCTACGGGTATGGCCATTGTCTTGCTAGGAGGTGCGCTAATCATCGGCTGGCTGCAAAACCCTATGCTAGGGGCAGTGTTGTTGGCCTATGCCTTGCTGCAAGTGGCTTACAATGTGCGATTAAAGCGTACAGTATTGCTGGATGTGATTGCGATCGCGACAGGATTCGTGCTAAGAGCCAGTGCTGGTGGTGCAGCAACCGGCATTACCCTGTCATCCTGGTTCTTGCTCTGTACGGCTATGCTGTCCCTCTTTTTGGGGGTAGAAAAGCGTAAGGCAGAACTGCAAGCCTTCCAGTTACGGGGCGGCAAGGGTCGAGCCGTGCTCTATCGGTATTCCATGGCTTTGCTAGGACGGATGGAAAATACGGTTATTTCGGGAACGGTGCTCACCTATGCCCTGTGGAGTTCGGGGCCGAATGTAGGGGGGGCATCGACCCCTTGGATGTTATTGACCTTGCCGTTGGTCATCTATGGCGTTTTCCGTTACCAGTTCTTGAGTGACCCAGAGGAAGTAGAACGCCGCAGCAAGAATCGAGCCGAGGGAGCACAAACGGAGCGTCCAGAGGATATTTTGCTCCATGATTTTCCGATTTTGGCTACTGTGGTCAGTTGGATTCTTATGACCTTTGGGATTTTGTGGCTTAAGTCTCGTGGGGTGATTGCCTAGTGGACAAGACATCATGACTCTACGCTTTCCCTTACCTACCCAGGTAGTTACCCTAGCTAGTCTAGACTTGGCGTTGCTCAAGCAAGCGGGCATCCGGGGCATCATCTTAGACTTGGATAATACCATCGTTTCTGAGGACGATCGCTACCTGTCGCCCCATGCCGAAACCTGGATTAGGGATGCCATGGCCACAGGAATTCGGTTTTTTCTCCTATCCAATGGCAAGCGCAAACATCGGGTGCAGTTCTGGTCAGAAAGGTTGGGCATAGCTGCCCTCAGCCCTGCCAAAAAGCCTCTGCCTGCTGGGTTTCGCAAAGCAATTCTCCATCTAGGGCTGGATAAATCTGCCATTGCTGTCATCGGCGATAGCCGCCATACCGATATGCTAGGTGCATGGCTAGTTGGTTGTGTAGGCATTCGAGTTGCCTCCTTGCCCCATCCTCCGCGTTGGTGGGAACGTCTACTAGGTCGTTGGGTGCAAACTCCCTACCCGCCAGA is part of the Cyanobacteriota bacterium genome and harbors:
- a CDS encoding YqeG family HAD IIIA-type phosphatase; its protein translation is MTLRFPLPTQVVTLASLDLALLKQAGIRGIILDLDNTIVSEDDRYLSPHAETWIRDAMATGIRFFLLSNGKRKHRVQFWSERLGIAALSPAKKPLPAGFRKAILHLGLDKSAIAVIGDSRHTDMLGAWLVGCVGIRVASLPHPPRWWERLLGRWVQTPYPPDAELWPFTDHPYTGKDK
- a CDS encoding decaprenyl-phosphate phosphoribosyltransferase, with amino-acid sequence MASILQFPYLKALRPHQWTKNLIVFAALLFSFQLTPTAILGSVLAFVLFCCVSSSFYLINDIVDVEADRQHPVKCKRPIASGQVSIPVATGMAIVLLGGALIIGWLQNPMLGAVLLAYALLQVAYNVRLKRTVLLDVIAIATGFVLRASAGGAATGITLSSWFLLCTAMLSLFLGVEKRKAELQAFQLRGGKGRAVLYRYSMALLGRMENTVISGTVLTYALWSSGPNVGGASTPWMLLTLPLVIYGVFRYQFLSDPEEVERRSKNRAEGAQTERPEDILLHDFPILATVVSWILMTFGILWLKSRGVIA